The Bacillota bacterium genome window below encodes:
- the flgM gene encoding flagellar biosynthesis anti-sigma factor FlgM, protein MEPPKEISPVGRSMPVEPARRVVARQGAESAASSDSVTLSQEGQELLELRRRIQEAPDVREELVGKLRRDIEEGRYRPSAAEIARRMIGVFRRREP, encoded by the coding sequence ATGGAGCCGCCCAAGGAGATTTCCCCGGTAGGCCGTTCCATGCCGGTCGAGCCCGCAAGGCGGGTGGTGGCGCGGCAAGGGGCGGAGTCCGCGGCCTCCTCGGACAGCGTCACGTTGTCACAGGAAGGGCAGGAGCTTCTGGAGCTCCGGCGGCGCATCCAGGAGGCGCCAGATGTCCGGGAGGAGCTTGTCGGCAAGCTGCGCCGCGACATCGAGGAGGGCCGGTACCGCCCTTCGGCTGCCGAGATTGCCCGGCGGATGATCGGCGTGTTTCGCAGGCGAGAGCCGTAG